CACACACCGAAAGTGTAGACATGGGTAGGTATCCGCAACCCAAATGCGAGACTAGACGTACGCTCGTCAGATTGAGTGCGCGCAAAAAGAATTCAGAGAGTGTGAGCTAAGCGGCTGAAACCACTTACGAGGCGGGAAAACGGACCGAGCCAGCAGGGGCAGAACCGGTCGTTTTATGACGCAGAAAAAAGCTGATCGAACCTCAGTGATGCGTTTCGGTAACCCGAAGCCCATCTAAAATGAAATCAAATCCAGAAGACTGTTCGTAATTGTCGCTCAGCGCCCAAGATACAAAGCTGCCACCTTCCAACGTATTCAAGATGAACCTGGCAACCTTCACGCCGTCCAGCTCAGCTTTGAGTTCCCCTGCCGCCTGGCCCAGTGCGATATTGGCCTGAAGCCAATTGAGATGGATTTCGAAAAAGTCCCGCGTCAATTCCTTTAGGCTTTTAGGCAAAGCCAGCAATTCCGCTGCCAGGGCGCCGCAGAGTGGAAGCATCGCGTTTTTACTGCTTTGCGCGAACATCAGGGCGAAGGCAGTGAGCCGATCGATAATGCCGGTATTTTCATCATTGATGCATTCCAGCTGATTCTTGAACCGGAACAGATAACTCTCAACGATGGCGATCGCCAGACTTTCTTTGGTGGGAAAGTGGTGGTGAATACTCGCCTTCTTGATACCGATGTCTTCCGCCAGATCGGCATAGCTGAAGGCTGCGTAGCCCTTGGTACGCAACAGAATCTCAGCGCTGGTCAGGAGGTCGGAACGTGTACTCATGATGCCGTTTCCAAATTTATCAATGCGGCATCATAAATTAGTACTTCTTCATAAGACAGCGCTCAGGTTGCGCACCTATGAACCACCCACTGGAATCGGCCACAAGCAGTCAGCCGTTTCACAGCGCTGCATTCTCCTCAGTGAAATAGGCCCAACGTTAGATTATTAATTTTCTACTGTTGCCGCTGCCCCGCTCATGAGGTACTGAAAGAACTCGCATAAAATACTGGCTTGATTAGGATAATCGTAGGGATAGAGACTTTAGAAATCAGCATGAATTTATTGTAAAACAGGTACTTAAGTTTTCATTCGAGTCCAGAGTCGTGGAGCCAGATAGAGAAAAGCCTGCAGCGATGCAGGCTTTTTTTTGCCTTGGATTTGGCTCGCGGTGACGTACTCAAGAGTACCGGCAGTGCTCGCGGGCCAGTGCGTTCGCCTGGCCCGCGAGCATCAACCCCTTACTTGGTCTGCACGATGATCTGGCTTTTCAGATCATTAACCATGCCTTCGATAGCCGGCTTCATCGCCGCGAAATCCTCTGGGGTGCACAGTGCGTCGGCTTTGGCGAACACATAGTGACGCGTGATCAGCACCGCGTTGGCTTTTTTCGTATAGGTCGAGTGGTAGTCAAAGCCCGCCTGTTTCAGCGACACCGCCTTGGGCACCGCGAGGATCTTCACTTTGCCGGGAAATTCCAGGCGCGCCTGCTCCGAGATTTCACCCGAGATACAGGTGAAGGTCTGGGTGCGCTCATTTTCGGCGAGGAAGGTAAACACGTTCTGCGCGATGCCGCCGGCCAGGCTGGTGAAGGTCGGTACGCCGGTTGGGCCGGGCAGGTTGACCAGGTTGTCGGTGTGCCCCTTGATCGTGGATTTGAAGTGGTTGGCGGTGCCGTCCAGTGAGTCGGTTTCGATCACGCCGCTGCCCGACTGGCCGTACAGACTGAGGACTTTCTGTACCAATTGATCACG
The genomic region above belongs to Pseudomonas poae and contains:
- a CDS encoding TetR/AcrR family transcriptional regulator, whose translation is MSTRSDLLTSAEILLRTKGYAAFSYADLAEDIGIKKASIHHHFPTKESLAIAIVESYLFRFKNQLECINDENTGIIDRLTAFALMFAQSSKNAMLPLCGALAAELLALPKSLKELTRDFFEIHLNWLQANIALGQAAGELKAELDGVKVARFILNTLEGGSFVSWALSDNYEQSSGFDFILDGLRVTETHH